The following are encoded together in the Rhineura floridana isolate rRhiFlo1 chromosome 21, rRhiFlo1.hap2, whole genome shotgun sequence genome:
- the RAD51D gene encoding DNA repair protein RAD51 homolog 4 isoform X2 has protein sequence MILRVGLCPGLTAEMVQLLKTSGINTVVDLVSSDLEEVAQKCSLSYKALVAIRRVLLAHFASFPVNGADLYEELKNATAILSTGSKSLDKILDSGLYTGEVTEFMGTAGAGKTQVCLSIAVNVSHNLKQNVLYIDSMGGFTASRLLQLLQDRTENEEEQVEALQRVQIVRVFDAYKMLDALQDFRSSMAHQVMSASGPVKVLVIDSVSAVIYPLLGTQQPDGMALMTHLALEAKTLARELGTAVVLTNHVTRDASNGHLKPALGRSWSFVPSTRVLLEHAQKSLGETSTCRTATLTKSPRLPVGIRADLDLGNWEPKEGSSMRTGEEEP, from the exons ATGATCCTCCGCGTAGGGCTGTGTCCTGGCCTCACCGCTGAGATGGTCCAGCTTCTGAAGACCAGTGGCATCAACACTG TGGTGGATCTTGTCTCGTCAGATCTGGAGGAAGTTGCTCAGAAGTGTTCCTTGTCTTACAAG gctttgGTTGCAATAAGACGTGTCTTGCTCGCTCACTTTGCCTCCTTCCCGGTCAACGGAGCAGATCTCTACGAAGAGCTCAAGAACGCCACGGCCATCTTGTCTACCGGGAGCAAAAG CTTGGACAAGATCCTAGACTCTGGCTTGTACACTGGGGAGGTGACGGAGTTTATGGGGACAGCTGGTGCTGGCAAGACTCAG GTGTGCCTCAGCATAGCAGTGAATGTGTCCCATAACCTCAAGCAGAATGTCTTGTACATCGACTCCATGGGGGGCTTCACAGCCTCGCGCTTGCTACAGCTGCTTCAGGACAGGACTGAGAATGAGGAGGAGCAG GTGGAGGCATTGCAGAGGGTGCAGATCGTCCGCGTGTTCGATGCCTACAAAATGCTGGATGCATTGCAGGACTTTCGGAGCAGCATGGCGCACCAG GTCATGAGTGCATCAGGGCCGGTGAAAGTTTTGGTGATTGATTCTGTCTCTGCTGTCATTTACCCTCTCTTGGGAACCCAGCAGCCTGACG GCATGGCCCTCATGACTCACTTGGCCTTGGAGGCAAAGACGCTGGCCAGAGAGCTTGGGACGGCCGTCGTG CTGACCAATCACGTGACCAGAGACGCCAGCAACGGCCACCTTAAACCGGCGCTGGGTCGCTCGTGGAGTTTTGTACCTAGCACCCGCGTGCTGCTGGAGCACGCCCAAAAATCTCTAGGGGAAACCAGCACCTGTCGAACTGCAACCTTGACAAAAAGTCCTCGACTG CCTGTTGGGATTCGGGCAGATCTGGATCTGGGGAACTGGGAACCGAAGGAAGGCAGTTCGATGAGGACTGGAGAGGAGGAACCATGA
- the RAD51D gene encoding DNA repair protein RAD51 homolog 4 isoform X4, giving the protein MILRVGLCPGLTAEMVQLLKTSGINTVVDLVSSDLEEVAQKCSLSYKALVAIRRVLLAHFASFPVNGADLYEELKNATAILSTGSKSLDKILDSGLYTGEVTEFMGTAGAGKTQVCLSIAVNVSHNLKQNVLYIDSMGGFTASRLLQLLQDRTENEEEQVEALQRVQIVRVFDAYKMLDALQDFRSSMAHQVMSASGPVKVLVIDSVSAVIYPLLGTQQPDGMALMTHLALEAKTLARELGTAVVPVGIRADLDLGNWEPKEGSSMRTGEEEP; this is encoded by the exons ATGATCCTCCGCGTAGGGCTGTGTCCTGGCCTCACCGCTGAGATGGTCCAGCTTCTGAAGACCAGTGGCATCAACACTG TGGTGGATCTTGTCTCGTCAGATCTGGAGGAAGTTGCTCAGAAGTGTTCCTTGTCTTACAAG gctttgGTTGCAATAAGACGTGTCTTGCTCGCTCACTTTGCCTCCTTCCCGGTCAACGGAGCAGATCTCTACGAAGAGCTCAAGAACGCCACGGCCATCTTGTCTACCGGGAGCAAAAG CTTGGACAAGATCCTAGACTCTGGCTTGTACACTGGGGAGGTGACGGAGTTTATGGGGACAGCTGGTGCTGGCAAGACTCAG GTGTGCCTCAGCATAGCAGTGAATGTGTCCCATAACCTCAAGCAGAATGTCTTGTACATCGACTCCATGGGGGGCTTCACAGCCTCGCGCTTGCTACAGCTGCTTCAGGACAGGACTGAGAATGAGGAGGAGCAG GTGGAGGCATTGCAGAGGGTGCAGATCGTCCGCGTGTTCGATGCCTACAAAATGCTGGATGCATTGCAGGACTTTCGGAGCAGCATGGCGCACCAG GTCATGAGTGCATCAGGGCCGGTGAAAGTTTTGGTGATTGATTCTGTCTCTGCTGTCATTTACCCTCTCTTGGGAACCCAGCAGCCTGACG GCATGGCCCTCATGACTCACTTGGCCTTGGAGGCAAAGACGCTGGCCAGAGAGCTTGGGACGGCCGTCGTG CCTGTTGGGATTCGGGCAGATCTGGATCTGGGGAACTGGGAACCGAAGGAAGGCAGTTCGATGAGGACTGGAGAGGAGGAACCATGA
- the RAD51D gene encoding DNA repair protein RAD51 homolog 4 isoform X3, translating to MILRVGLCPGLTAEMVQLLKTSGINTVVDLVSSDLEEVAQKCSLSYKALVAIRRVLLAHFASFPVNGADLYEELKNATAILSTGSKSLDKILDSGLYTGEVTEFMGTAGAGKTQVCLSIAVNVSHNLKQNVLYIDSMGGFTASRLLQLLQDRTENEEEQVEALQRVQIVRVFDAYKMLDALQDFRSSMAHQVMSASGPVKVLVIDSVSAVIYPLLGTQQPDACWDSGRSGSGELGTEGRQFDEDWRGGTMMEDANECACLLSSRLSCKMQSPYVESAVGSSGLQKERTVSCFPEY from the exons ATGATCCTCCGCGTAGGGCTGTGTCCTGGCCTCACCGCTGAGATGGTCCAGCTTCTGAAGACCAGTGGCATCAACACTG TGGTGGATCTTGTCTCGTCAGATCTGGAGGAAGTTGCTCAGAAGTGTTCCTTGTCTTACAAG gctttgGTTGCAATAAGACGTGTCTTGCTCGCTCACTTTGCCTCCTTCCCGGTCAACGGAGCAGATCTCTACGAAGAGCTCAAGAACGCCACGGCCATCTTGTCTACCGGGAGCAAAAG CTTGGACAAGATCCTAGACTCTGGCTTGTACACTGGGGAGGTGACGGAGTTTATGGGGACAGCTGGTGCTGGCAAGACTCAG GTGTGCCTCAGCATAGCAGTGAATGTGTCCCATAACCTCAAGCAGAATGTCTTGTACATCGACTCCATGGGGGGCTTCACAGCCTCGCGCTTGCTACAGCTGCTTCAGGACAGGACTGAGAATGAGGAGGAGCAG GTGGAGGCATTGCAGAGGGTGCAGATCGTCCGCGTGTTCGATGCCTACAAAATGCTGGATGCATTGCAGGACTTTCGGAGCAGCATGGCGCACCAG GTCATGAGTGCATCAGGGCCGGTGAAAGTTTTGGTGATTGATTCTGTCTCTGCTGTCATTTACCCTCTCTTGGGAACCCAGCAGCCTGACG CCTGTTGGGATTCGGGCAGATCTGGATCTGGGGAACTGGGAACCGAAGGAAGGCAGTTCGATGAGGACTGGAGAGGAGGAACCATGATGGAAGATGCTAACGAGTGTGCCTGCCTGTTGAGCAGCCGGCTGTCTTGCAAGATGCAGAGCCCGTATGTGGAGAGCGCCGTTGGGTCTTCTGGGCTTCAAAAGGAGAGGACAGTGTCCTGTTTTCCTGAGTATTGA
- the RAD51D gene encoding DNA repair protein RAD51 homolog 4 isoform X1, producing MILRVGLCPGLTAEMVQLLKTSGINTVVDLVSSDLEEVAQKCSLSYKALVAIRRVLLAHFASFPVNGADLYEELKNATAILSTGSKSLDKILDSGLYTGEVTEFMGTAGAGKTQVCLSIAVNVSHNLKQNVLYIDSMGGFTASRLLQLLQDRTENEEEQVEALQRVQIVRVFDAYKMLDALQDFRSSMAHQVMSASGPVKVLVIDSVSAVIYPLLGTQQPDGMALMTHLALEAKTLARELGTAVVLTNHVTRDASNGHLKPALGRSWSFVPSTRVLLEHAQKSLGETSTCRTATLTKSPRLGISYPSQFCIICQSDKRSACCLLQPVGIRADLDLGNWEPKEGSSMRTGEEEP from the exons ATGATCCTCCGCGTAGGGCTGTGTCCTGGCCTCACCGCTGAGATGGTCCAGCTTCTGAAGACCAGTGGCATCAACACTG TGGTGGATCTTGTCTCGTCAGATCTGGAGGAAGTTGCTCAGAAGTGTTCCTTGTCTTACAAG gctttgGTTGCAATAAGACGTGTCTTGCTCGCTCACTTTGCCTCCTTCCCGGTCAACGGAGCAGATCTCTACGAAGAGCTCAAGAACGCCACGGCCATCTTGTCTACCGGGAGCAAAAG CTTGGACAAGATCCTAGACTCTGGCTTGTACACTGGGGAGGTGACGGAGTTTATGGGGACAGCTGGTGCTGGCAAGACTCAG GTGTGCCTCAGCATAGCAGTGAATGTGTCCCATAACCTCAAGCAGAATGTCTTGTACATCGACTCCATGGGGGGCTTCACAGCCTCGCGCTTGCTACAGCTGCTTCAGGACAGGACTGAGAATGAGGAGGAGCAG GTGGAGGCATTGCAGAGGGTGCAGATCGTCCGCGTGTTCGATGCCTACAAAATGCTGGATGCATTGCAGGACTTTCGGAGCAGCATGGCGCACCAG GTCATGAGTGCATCAGGGCCGGTGAAAGTTTTGGTGATTGATTCTGTCTCTGCTGTCATTTACCCTCTCTTGGGAACCCAGCAGCCTGACG GCATGGCCCTCATGACTCACTTGGCCTTGGAGGCAAAGACGCTGGCCAGAGAGCTTGGGACGGCCGTCGTG CTGACCAATCACGTGACCAGAGACGCCAGCAACGGCCACCTTAAACCGGCGCTGGGTCGCTCGTGGAGTTTTGTACCTAGCACCCGCGTGCTGCTGGAGCACGCCCAAAAATCTCTAGGGGAAACCAGCACCTGTCGAACTGCAACCTTGACAAAAAGTCCTCGACTG ggtatcagCTACccgtcccaattttgtatcatctgccagTCCGATAAGCGTTCTGCTTGTTGTCTTTTGCAGCCTGTTGGGATTCGGGCAGATCTGGATCTGGGGAACTGGGAACCGAAGGAAGGCAGTTCGATGAGGACTGGAGAGGAGGAACCATGA